The Solanum lycopersicum chromosome 6, SLM_r2.1 genome has a window encoding:
- the LOC101259949 gene encoding NAD(P)H-quinone oxidoreductase subunit U, chloroplastic produces the protein MAATPNIYTQKFPTITTQNYIASNNVTCFIDFRKQSRKLALIVGNSSSSDTASAIDTDETSPVEIPPSIISALNVEKALLGIAITDINHYGILGLSRKCSYAEVPVAYKKKIEEITNEGLVEEELNKKLQLLKESYSILSTPEERRLYDWSLVRSEAPDDYKWPFEVDPTPPSTGTPPPQEPEDVEPTILVGYFFLGWFVLAAVLSISLNL, from the exons ATGGCTGCAACTCCCAACATTTACACCCAAAAATTCCCAACAATTACAACTCAGAATTACATAGCCTCCAACAATGTAACTTGTTTTATAGATTTTCGAAAACAGAGCAGAAAATTGGCGTTAATAGTTGGAAACTCCAGTAGCAGCGACACAGCCTCAGCGATAGACACAGATGAAACCTCACCCGTTGAAATTCCCCCTTCTATTATCTCTGCTCTTAATGTTGAAAAAGCTCTTCTTGGCATAG CAATAACAGATATAAATCACTATGGAATACTAGGACTTTCAAGAAAATGTTCATATGCTGAG gttccAGTAGCGTACAAGAAAAAGATTGAAGAAATTACGAACGAAGGATTGGTAGAAGAAGAGCTTAACAAGAAGCTTCAACTCCTAAAA GAATCATATTCAATTTTGTCAACACCAGAGGAGAGAAGGCTGTATGATTGGAGTTTGGTAAGGAGTGAAGCACCAGATGATTACAAAtggccatttgaagttgatccaaCTCCGCCCTCTACGGGGACTCCTCCTCCTCAG GAGCCAGAAGATGTGGAACCAACAATATTAGTGGGATATTTCTTTTTAGGTTGGTTTGTACTAGCTGCCGTCTTATCAATTTCCCTTAATCTCTAG
- the LOC101264641 gene encoding uncharacterized protein: MAPSENSDNRGKHSVAVTALDGVINVNSLFTIAIFVGLSLASPGQKSLNSSKRCQPGILTVKQLVIFEVLSFSFFLFSSLIALAIKLSLHLLYSEDLSHGFSDIVSATLLRAGMLMTAISSVMGCLFLMVSMLNVVEIKTGMLYCGAKSTIISVTFLIILVSSGLLVYISAAWYAFIHANVHPHENRTA; this comes from the exons ATGGCACCTTCAGA AAACTCAGACAACAGAGGCAAGCACAGTGTGGCCGTGACAGCTCTAGACGGAGTCATAAATGTGAACTCACTTTTTACCATTGCCATTTTTGTGGGGCTATCTCTAGCATCTCCAGGGCAAAAGAGCCTCAACAGTAGCAAACGTTGTCAGCCAGGGATTCTAACTGTAAAACAACTAGTAATCTTCGAGGTGCTTTCGTTCAGTTTCTTTCTCTTCTCATCACTAATAGCACTGGCCATAAAACTCTCCCTCCATCTTCTGTATAGCGAAGATCTGTCTCATGGTTTCAGTGACATTGTCAGTGCAACACTCCTTAGAGCAGGAATGTTGATGACAGCTATCTCCTCTGTTATGGGCTGCTTGTTTCTCATGGTTTCTATGTTGAATGTGGTTGAGATCAAGACTGGGATGCTATACTGTGGAGCTAAATCTACTATTATATCAGTTACTTTCCTCATAATCCTCGTTTCGTCGGGTCTTTTGGTGTATATTTCTGCTGCATGGTATGCATTTATCCACGCAAACGTCCACCCCCATGAAAACAGGACTGCTTGA